A genomic segment from Halomonas sp. TA22 encodes:
- a CDS encoding cation-translocating P-type ATPase — MTERSCYSNCSIPEAIPAAQKHNHPPTGTEPLRLHIEAMDCPTEEALLRRALEDVPGIERLDFDLIGRVLTVHHRNAAEEAIQRRIASTGMTAQRHDPTQRMPEASSEEHWWKLGAAAALALAAEASHWLELAEPWLAAALALTAIALVGLPTWKKGFIALRHRTLNINALMSVAVTGALLIGQWAEAAMVLVLFTLAERIEARSLGRARNAIRELLSLAPESANVRQPDGNFRNVPASEVTVGSLVRVRPGERLALDGSVAEGHPALDESPITGESLPVDKAPGAAVFAGSVNQGSEFLYRTTRAASDTTLARIIHTVEQAQASRAPTQRFIDRFAAVYTPVVFAIALLVGLTWPWLFGVSWLDGIYRALVLLVIACPCALVISTPVTIVSGLAAAARAGILIKGGNVLEQGHRLVTIAFDKTGTLTRGRPSQRTWHPLDPVLDTHGRERLRALAAGLAGRSSHPVSTALARAAETDGVVPLEVSDVRELPGRGVIARQGERALWLGNRRLMQQFAAVDDALEAQLGQHEARGETLVILGEENQPLALFAVGDPLREESQEAVAGLHRLGITTLMLSGDNPASVATIASRIGIDEAHGALLPEDKLAMIEARAAQGPVGMVGDGINDAPALARADIGFAMGALGSDAAIETADVALMDDDPRRLVDFLRLSGRTRRVLLQNIAIALGLKATFMMLAFTGHATLWMAVFADMGASLIVVVNGMRLLRPVH; from the coding sequence ATGACCGAACGATCCTGCTACTCGAACTGCAGCATCCCAGAAGCGATCCCCGCCGCACAGAAGCACAACCATCCTCCTACCGGTACAGAGCCGCTGCGCCTGCACATTGAGGCGATGGACTGCCCTACCGAGGAGGCGCTGCTGCGTCGGGCGCTGGAGGACGTGCCCGGCATCGAGCGGCTCGACTTCGACCTGATCGGCCGCGTGCTGACCGTTCATCACCGCAATGCGGCGGAAGAAGCTATTCAGCGCCGTATCGCGTCCACCGGCATGACGGCACAGCGCCACGATCCAACGCAACGCATGCCCGAAGCCAGCAGCGAAGAGCACTGGTGGAAGCTGGGTGCAGCCGCGGCTCTAGCCCTTGCCGCCGAGGCCAGCCACTGGCTTGAACTGGCCGAGCCCTGGCTTGCCGCCGCACTGGCGCTGACGGCCATCGCCCTGGTGGGCCTGCCCACCTGGAAGAAAGGCTTCATTGCCCTGCGCCACCGCACGCTCAACATCAACGCCCTGATGAGCGTGGCAGTGACCGGCGCCCTGCTGATCGGCCAGTGGGCAGAGGCGGCCATGGTGCTGGTGCTGTTCACATTGGCCGAGCGCATCGAGGCGCGCTCGCTGGGCCGGGCACGCAACGCCATTCGCGAGCTGCTCTCGCTGGCACCGGAGAGCGCCAACGTGCGCCAGCCCGACGGCAACTTCCGCAACGTTCCGGCCAGCGAGGTCACGGTGGGCAGCCTGGTGCGGGTGCGACCGGGCGAGCGCCTGGCGCTGGACGGCAGCGTTGCCGAGGGGCACCCGGCGCTGGACGAATCGCCTATCACCGGCGAGAGCCTGCCGGTGGACAAGGCGCCGGGAGCGGCCGTGTTCGCCGGCAGTGTCAATCAGGGCAGCGAGTTTCTCTACCGCACCACCCGCGCGGCGAGCGACACCACCCTGGCCCGCATCATCCATACCGTGGAGCAGGCCCAGGCCAGCCGCGCGCCGACTCAGCGCTTCATCGACCGCTTCGCTGCCGTCTATACCCCGGTTGTGTTCGCCATCGCCCTGCTGGTCGGGCTCACCTGGCCGTGGCTATTCGGTGTGAGCTGGCTGGATGGCATTTACCGCGCCCTGGTCCTGCTGGTGATCGCTTGCCCCTGTGCGCTGGTGATCTCCACCCCGGTCACCATCGTCAGCGGCCTGGCCGCTGCCGCCCGCGCGGGCATTCTGATCAAGGGCGGCAATGTGCTCGAGCAGGGCCATCGCCTCGTCACCATCGCCTTCGACAAGACCGGCACCTTGACCCGAGGCCGCCCCTCGCAGCGCACCTGGCACCCGCTCGATCCGGTGCTGGACACCCACGGACGTGAGCGCCTGCGCGCTCTGGCGGCGGGCCTCGCCGGTCGCTCGTCGCACCCGGTCTCGACGGCCCTGGCCCGCGCCGCCGAGACCGATGGCGTCGTTCCGCTGGAAGTGAGCGACGTGCGGGAGCTACCCGGCCGCGGCGTGATCGCCAGGCAAGGCGAGCGCGCCCTCTGGCTCGGCAATCGCCGGCTGATGCAGCAGTTCGCGGCGGTCGACGACGCGCTCGAGGCTCAGCTGGGGCAGCACGAGGCCCGCGGCGAAACCCTGGTCATTCTTGGCGAGGAGAACCAGCCGCTGGCACTGTTCGCCGTCGGCGATCCGCTGCGCGAGGAGAGCCAAGAAGCGGTTGCCGGCCTGCATCGTCTGGGAATCACGACGCTGATGCTGAGCGGCGACAACCCGGCAAGCGTGGCCACCATCGCCAGTCGGATCGGCATCGACGAAGCCCACGGTGCGCTGCTGCCGGAGGACAAGCTGGCCATGATCGAGGCGCGCGCGGCCCAGGGTCCGGTAGGCATGGTGGGGGATGGCATCAACGACGCCCCGGCCCTGGCCCGCGCCGACATCGGCTTCGCCATGGGCGCGCTGGGCAGCGACGCCGCCATCGAAACCGCCGACGTGGCGCTGATGGACGACGACCCGCGCCGGCTGGTCGACTTTCTGCGCCTGTCTGGCCGCACGCGCAGGGTACTGCTGCAGAACATCGCCATCGCCCTGGGCCTCAAGGCGACATTCATGATGCTGGCCTTCACCGGACACGCCACCTTGTGGATGGCGGTATTCGCCGACATGGGGGCGAGTCTCATCGTTGTGGTCAACGGGATGCGGCTACTGCGTCCCGTTCATTGA
- a CDS encoding gamma-glutamyl-gamma-aminobutyrate hydrolase family protein (Members of this family of hydrolases with an active site Cys residue belong to MEROPS family C26.), translating into MRIGILQCDDVAPELRGEHGNYPEMFERLFGALDPTLTFRVWRCQDGELPDDIEAVDAWMTTGSKCGVNDGLAWVDELCGFVRRLYAAGKPLLGVCFGHQLIAKALGGRVIQSPLGWGVGVSFNRLTERAEWMEPWQEGLDLIVSHQDQVVELPPDAKILAGSDFCPFYLMQVGKHFLGVQGHPEFLKPYSRDLMSLRSERVGDNRVREGLVSLNAALDSELMARWALNFLRGASGGQHLPQ; encoded by the coding sequence ATGCGGATAGGCATCCTGCAGTGCGATGACGTGGCGCCGGAGCTGCGCGGCGAACACGGCAACTATCCGGAGATGTTCGAGCGGTTGTTCGGCGCGCTGGACCCGACGCTGACCTTCCGTGTCTGGCGCTGTCAGGACGGTGAACTTCCTGATGACATCGAGGCGGTGGATGCCTGGATGACCACCGGCTCCAAGTGTGGCGTCAACGATGGCCTGGCCTGGGTCGACGAGCTGTGCGGCTTCGTGCGTCGCCTCTATGCAGCAGGCAAGCCTCTGCTCGGGGTCTGCTTCGGCCATCAGCTGATCGCCAAGGCGCTTGGCGGCAGGGTAATCCAGAGTCCGCTGGGGTGGGGTGTGGGCGTCTCCTTCAATCGCCTCACTGAGCGTGCCGAGTGGATGGAGCCTTGGCAGGAGGGGCTCGATTTGATCGTCAGCCACCAGGACCAGGTAGTGGAGCTGCCGCCTGACGCCAAAATATTGGCCGGCAGTGACTTCTGCCCCTTCTACCTGATGCAGGTTGGCAAGCATTTTCTCGGTGTGCAGGGGCATCCGGAATTCCTCAAGCCCTATTCGCGGGACCTGATGTCGTTACGCAGCGAGCGGGTCGGAGACAACCGGGTGCGCGAGGGGCTTGTATCGCTCAATGCAGCGCTCGACAGCGAGCTGATGGCACGCTGGGCGCTCAATTTCCTGCGCGGCGCCAGCGGCGGACAACATCTCCCTCAATGA
- a CDS encoding gamma-glutamylcyclotransferase family protein, producing the protein MTHLLFVYGTLKRGFAHHERYLGQAEFLDKAITCEPFPLVLNGPRFSPVLIDAQGHGLQVKGELYRVGNATLDELDRLERVNLRDGYCRRRLTIADSNGIARAAWCYLKHSTWVEDVRSEPLDIYDDERYRPRDDGLD; encoded by the coding sequence ATGACGCACCTACTGTTCGTCTACGGCACACTCAAGCGCGGCTTCGCTCATCATGAGCGCTATCTCGGCCAGGCGGAATTTCTCGACAAGGCGATCACCTGCGAGCCTTTTCCGCTGGTGCTCAACGGTCCGCGATTCTCCCCGGTATTGATCGATGCCCAGGGGCACGGGCTGCAGGTTAAGGGCGAACTCTACCGGGTCGGCAACGCGACACTTGATGAACTCGACCGCCTGGAGCGGGTCAATTTACGCGACGGCTATTGCCGAAGGCGACTGACGATCGCCGATAGCAACGGTATCGCTCGTGCCGCCTGGTGCTACCTGAAGCATTCGACCTGGGTCGAGGATGTCAGAAGCGAACCGCTGGATATCTATGACGACGAGCGTTATCGTCCCCGCGACGATGGTTTGGATTGA
- a CDS encoding TraX family protein encodes MTAPATTLHDTVRPSSTWTGWGQWLALFTMSVDHLTRYVLPGNWDLSWAGASVGRIAFPLFAAMVAWHGLFNTRNPMRYARRILVIGLAAQIPYMMMPRVSDAFVLNVCFTLAAGLAWGAWLRDLLDRQRRGELSAAWLALGTAASLVVWFLLGDWVEYGHRGLLLLPLFMLAMYHLNRGGDSLSERLLAVAAALPLLIIAGMMNYSDMAKSFTVATCLVVLLLAAGASRGVPQVGVVMPRRLWLAWYPGHFALIALWLWLVGAIG; translated from the coding sequence ATGACCGCCCCGGCAACGACACTGCACGACACCGTGCGCCCCTCTTCGACCTGGACCGGCTGGGGTCAATGGCTGGCCCTGTTCACCATGAGCGTCGATCATCTCACCCGCTATGTGTTGCCGGGCAACTGGGATCTCTCTTGGGCCGGCGCCTCGGTCGGACGCATCGCCTTTCCGCTGTTCGCCGCCATGGTCGCCTGGCATGGGCTGTTCAACACCCGTAACCCGATGCGCTATGCCAGGCGCATCCTGGTCATCGGCTTGGCCGCCCAGATCCCCTACATGATGATGCCGCGCGTCTCCGATGCCTTCGTGCTCAATGTCTGCTTCACGCTGGCGGCGGGGCTCGCCTGGGGTGCCTGGCTGCGCGACCTGCTCGACAGGCAGCGCCGGGGGGAGCTGAGCGCAGCGTGGCTGGCGCTGGGCACCGCTGCCTCGCTGGTGGTGTGGTTTCTGCTCGGTGACTGGGTGGAGTACGGCCACCGCGGGCTGCTGCTGCTTCCGCTGTTCATGCTGGCGATGTACCACCTCAACCGTGGCGGCGACTCGCTTTCCGAGCGGCTGCTGGCCGTGGCCGCCGCGCTGCCCCTGCTGATCATCGCCGGGATGATGAACTACAGCGACATGGCCAAGTCGTTTACCGTAGCGACCTGCCTGGTGGTACTGCTGCTCGCGGCGGGCGCCTCCCGCGGCGTGCCCCAGGTCGGCGTGGTCATGCCGCGTCGCCTGTGGCTGGCCTGGTACCCCGGTCACTTCGCGCTGATCGCCCTGTGGCTATGGCTGGTGGGCGCAATAGGTTGA
- a CDS encoding PhoX family phosphatase, producing the protein MKGPQQIGSADPVLAAGDETLSNHSSNAYFGDILQARISRRAMLRGSLAAAVAGAMATSLPFGSAFAAQGSRSGPTLGFQAIPTSNADSVTVPPGYRVQTLIPWGTPITGDYPAFSLANGADEQAQQVGSHHDGMHFFPLEGSRDGLLVLNHEYVEPRFMHAAAADLALDSEQFPQHADGSRDADQVRKEMNNHGVSVVRIRQGDDGQWQVVRDAHNRRITGLTPMQLSGPVAGTHHVQTKYSPDGSMVRGTLNNCAHGTTPWNTYLAAEENWSGYFANQDTEIDRRQTRYGIETRSEGRYQWHRAEGGDDEYVRFDATTRGTTAQEDYRNEPHAFGYMVEIDPMQPDAAPVKRTHLGRFAHEGVIFAPAVEGQPVVCYSGDDARFEYIYKFVSSRPYQAATAEGSLLDEGTLYVARFNEDGSGEWLALAPGVNGLTPENGFEDLADILVNTRNAADHVGATKMDRPEWGAVDPVTGQVYFTLTNNSRRAEGQQDAANPRADNNFGHIIRWQEAGHHSAERFAWDLFVLAGDADDSRDLTGEPLGQDAIFASPDGLWIDPDRRLWIQTDISESVMNTGIHEVFGNNQMLAANPETGEIKRFLTGPLGQEITGVITTPDQRTMFVNVQHPGATTTAEAFASGDFVSHWPEGGNAIPRSATLVITREDGGIIGA; encoded by the coding sequence ATGAAAGGCCCCCAGCAGATCGGCAGCGCCGACCCCGTCCTCGCCGCTGGCGACGAGACCCTGAGCAACCACTCGAGCAACGCCTATTTCGGCGACATTCTTCAGGCGCGTATCAGCCGCCGCGCCATGCTGCGCGGCAGCCTGGCAGCGGCTGTCGCCGGCGCCATGGCCACCAGCCTGCCCTTCGGCTCGGCCTTTGCCGCCCAGGGGTCGCGCAGTGGACCGACTCTAGGCTTCCAGGCGATTCCCACCAGCAATGCCGATAGCGTCACGGTACCGCCAGGCTATCGGGTCCAGACGCTGATTCCCTGGGGTACGCCGATCACCGGCGACTATCCCGCGTTCTCGCTCGCCAATGGCGCCGACGAGCAGGCACAGCAGGTGGGCAGCCATCACGACGGCATGCACTTCTTCCCGCTGGAGGGGAGCCGCGACGGCCTGCTGGTGCTCAACCACGAGTACGTCGAGCCTCGCTTCATGCATGCCGCAGCCGCGGACCTGGCACTCGACAGCGAGCAGTTTCCGCAGCATGCCGACGGCTCCCGTGATGCCGACCAAGTGCGTAAGGAGATGAACAACCACGGTGTCTCGGTGGTGCGTATCCGCCAGGGCGACGACGGCCAGTGGCAGGTGGTGCGCGACGCCCACAACCGGCGCATCACCGGCCTCACGCCGATGCAGCTCTCCGGCCCGGTCGCCGGCACCCACCACGTGCAGACCAAGTACAGCCCCGATGGCAGCATGGTAAGGGGCACGCTCAACAACTGCGCTCACGGCACCACTCCCTGGAACACCTACCTGGCCGCCGAAGAGAACTGGTCGGGCTACTTCGCCAACCAGGACACCGAGATCGACCGGCGCCAGACGCGCTACGGCATCGAGACGCGCAGCGAAGGGCGTTATCAATGGCACCGTGCCGAGGGCGGTGACGATGAATACGTGCGCTTCGACGCCACCACCCGCGGCACCACGGCGCAGGAGGACTACCGCAACGAGCCTCACGCCTTCGGCTACATGGTCGAGATCGATCCCATGCAGCCCGATGCCGCCCCGGTCAAGCGCACGCACCTGGGGCGCTTCGCCCATGAAGGCGTGATCTTCGCCCCGGCCGTGGAGGGCCAGCCGGTGGTCTGCTACTCCGGCGACGACGCCCGCTTCGAGTACATCTACAAATTCGTCTCGAGTCGCCCCTATCAGGCGGCCACCGCCGAGGGTTCGCTGCTCGACGAGGGCACGCTCTATGTTGCCCGCTTCAACGAGGATGGCAGCGGCGAGTGGCTGGCCCTGGCCCCCGGCGTCAACGGCCTGACGCCGGAGAACGGCTTCGAGGATCTCGCCGACATTCTGGTCAACACCCGCAATGCCGCGGATCATGTCGGCGCCACCAAGATGGACCGCCCGGAGTGGGGTGCGGTGGACCCCGTCACCGGCCAGGTCTACTTCACCCTGACCAACAACAGCCGCCGTGCAGAGGGCCAGCAGGACGCCGCCAACCCGCGCGCCGACAACAATTTCGGGCATATCATTCGCTGGCAGGAGGCGGGTCACCACTCGGCCGAGCGCTTCGCCTGGGATCTGTTCGTGCTGGCAGGCGACGCTGACGATAGCCGCGACCTGACCGGGGAGCCCCTCGGGCAGGACGCCATCTTCGCCAGCCCCGACGGCCTGTGGATCGACCCGGACCGCCGCCTGTGGATCCAGACCGACATCAGCGAGTCGGTGATGAATACCGGCATCCATGAGGTGTTCGGCAACAACCAGATGCTGGCCGCCAATCCCGAAACCGGCGAGATCAAGCGCTTCCTGACAGGGCCCCTCGGCCAGGAGATCACCGGCGTGATCACCACGCCGGACCAGCGCACCATGTTCGTCAACGTCCAGCACCCGGGGGCGACCACCACTGCCGAGGCCTTCGCATCGGGCGACTTTGTCAGCCACTGGCCGGAGGGTGGCAATGCGATCCCGCGCTCGGCGACGCTGGTCATCACCCGCGAGGATGGCGGCATCATCGGGGCGTGA
- a CDS encoding 5-(carboxyamino)imidazole ribonucleotide synthase — MNIGVLGAGQLGRMLALAGYPLGNRFVFLDTTGHPSAGIGEVLMLEGEEDRRQLDAFLDRVDLVTYEFEHLPLELVRKIEARKPVYPSSEALRICQNRAEEKALFDRLAIPTPAYRLVESAEALEAAARELGCPVVAKSVTEGYDGKGQAVLKDPAEASKAWASIGHSRLIVEAFVDFVREVSIIAVRGRDGEIVFYPMAENVHVDGILRYSLAPLPDLDETVQRTADGYIRALLGELDYVGVLTLELFQTRDGRLLANEMAPRVHNSGHWSMDGAPTSQFENHLRAIQGLPLGDTQARLPTCMINVIGREGDPAAILAIGDVHLHRYDKAERAGRKLGHVNLLAATHAELLQKVQACAVLLPDSPAPRFSFE, encoded by the coding sequence ATGAATATCGGCGTTCTCGGTGCCGGCCAGTTGGGCCGCATGCTGGCGTTGGCGGGCTATCCGCTGGGCAATCGCTTCGTGTTTCTGGATACCACCGGCCACCCCAGCGCTGGCATCGGCGAGGTGCTGATGCTGGAGGGCGAGGAGGATCGCCGCCAGTTGGATGCCTTCCTGGACCGGGTCGACCTGGTCACCTACGAATTCGAGCATCTGCCCCTTGAGCTGGTGCGCAAGATCGAGGCGCGCAAGCCGGTCTATCCGTCGAGCGAGGCGCTGCGCATCTGCCAGAACCGGGCCGAAGAGAAGGCGCTGTTCGACCGTCTGGCGATTCCTACCCCGGCCTATCGGCTGGTGGAGAGCGCCGAGGCGCTGGAAGCTGCGGCGCGCGAGCTGGGTTGCCCGGTGGTCGCCAAGTCGGTCACCGAAGGCTACGACGGCAAGGGCCAGGCGGTGCTCAAGGACCCCGCCGAAGCGTCAAAGGCCTGGGCCAGCATCGGCCACTCGCGGCTGATCGTCGAGGCGTTCGTCGACTTCGTGCGCGAGGTGTCGATCATCGCCGTACGTGGCCGCGACGGCGAGATCGTCTTCTACCCGATGGCCGAGAACGTGCATGTCGACGGTATCCTGCGCTACTCGCTGGCACCGTTACCCGATCTCGACGAGACCGTACAGCGCACCGCCGACGGCTATATCCGCGCCCTGCTCGGCGAGCTGGATTACGTCGGCGTGCTGACCCTGGAACTGTTCCAGACCCGCGACGGCCGGCTGCTCGCCAACGAGATGGCGCCTCGGGTGCACAACTCCGGGCACTGGAGCATGGACGGGGCACCGACCAGTCAGTTCGAGAACCATCTACGTGCCATCCAGGGCCTGCCGTTGGGCGATACCCAGGCGCGCTTGCCCACCTGCATGATCAATGTGATCGGTCGCGAGGGTGACCCGGCGGCGATTCTCGCCATCGGCGATGTTCACCTGCACCGCTACGACAAGGCAGAGCGTGCCGGACGCAAGCTTGGTCACGTCAACCTGCTGGCAGCGACCCACGCCGAGCTGCTGCAGAAGGTTCAAGCCTGTGCGGTACTGTTGCCGGACTCGCCGGCGCCGCGCTTCAGCTTCGAATAG
- the purE gene encoding 5-(carboxyamino)imidazole ribonucleotide mutase has product MSSSNQAPLVGVIMGSKSDWPVMEHGVAMLERLGVPFETRVVSAHRTPDLLFDYAKGAAERGLQVIIAGAGGAAHLPGMVASQTLLPVLGVPVESKSLKGLDSLLSIAQMPGGIAVGTLAIGKAGATNAGLLAAQIVALQDERIRTAIEEFRAEQTQAVLDNPDPREA; this is encoded by the coding sequence ATGTCGTCGTCGAACCAGGCGCCGCTAGTGGGCGTGATCATGGGGTCCAAGTCGGACTGGCCAGTCATGGAGCATGGCGTGGCGATGCTGGAGCGCCTGGGCGTGCCGTTCGAGACTCGGGTGGTATCGGCACACCGCACTCCCGATCTGCTCTTCGACTATGCCAAGGGTGCCGCCGAACGCGGCCTTCAGGTGATCATTGCTGGCGCCGGTGGCGCGGCACACTTGCCGGGCATGGTCGCATCGCAGACGCTCCTTCCGGTACTCGGCGTGCCGGTCGAGTCGAAGTCGCTCAAGGGACTCGACTCGCTGCTCTCGATTGCCCAGATGCCGGGTGGCATTGCGGTGGGCACGCTGGCCATCGGCAAGGCGGGCGCCACCAATGCCGGCTTGCTGGCGGCACAGATCGTCGCGTTGCAGGATGAGCGCATCCGCACCGCCATCGAAGAATTTCGCGCCGAACAGACCCAGGCGGTGCTGGACAACCCGGACCCCCGCGAGGCCTGA
- a CDS encoding CAP domain-containing protein, which translates to MPHSLHRYIVPYIALALGVTGQSQAGEGPAARDHSRSQGACEVSEMQREMLERVNAARQESRQCGDDDFDAARPVAWNCDLAAAAEAHSRDMAENDYFSHTDPEGEGLQARVEAESYNWRAIAENIAAGQESIVEVVEGWLASPGHCANLMNDTFTEMGMARIEEAQSLRSPYWTQVFARPR; encoded by the coding sequence ATGCCCCACTCGCTACATCGTTATATCGTACCCTATATTGCGCTCGCGCTCGGAGTGACAGGGCAATCCCAGGCCGGCGAGGGCCCTGCGGCTCGCGATCATTCGCGCTCTCAAGGCGCATGCGAAGTGAGCGAGATGCAACGGGAGATGCTCGAGCGCGTCAACGCGGCCCGCCAGGAGAGTCGCCAGTGCGGCGATGACGACTTCGACGCGGCACGCCCCGTGGCATGGAACTGCGATCTCGCCGCCGCTGCCGAGGCCCACTCACGAGACATGGCCGAAAACGACTACTTCAGCCATACCGACCCGGAGGGTGAGGGACTACAGGCCAGGGTCGAGGCCGAAAGTTACAACTGGAGAGCCATCGCCGAGAACATTGCCGCCGGTCAGGAAAGCATTGTCGAAGTCGTCGAAGGCTGGCTCGCAAGCCCCGGACACTGCGCCAACCTCATGAACGATACCTTTACCGAAATGGGCATGGCCAGGATCGAGGAGGCACAATCGCTACGCTCTCCCTACTGGACTCAAGTTTTCGCCCGGCCCCGCTAG
- a CDS encoding TRAP transporter permease — translation MKETTTPPIVIPGGSAIQPRVVLWLITLVAVGLSLFQLYSAGIQPLGLFYQRGIHLALIMMLAFLMFPAFGPNRKRGVLGWIIDIVFFAGAVVTGGYLVLYLDEIISRAGFWNQTDITVACIAVVTVLEASRRAVGLGMTIIGLLAIIYAFAGPRGALPWLSDFMPGIMNHRGYGLERVAGQLYLGQEGIFGLPLGVAATYIFIFVLFGAFLESTGAGKFFIDMAYAATGRQRGGPAKAAVLASAGMGSISGSAIANVVTTGAFTIPLMKRLGYKPHQAGGIEAAASTGGQITPPLMGAGAFLIAEYTNTPYLEVVKVSILPAIMYFATVYLFVHIIALKQGMQGMARSELPQMRQVMRDGWHFLLPLAVLVWLLVMNLSPMRVGFYAVVTMIAVAVLRYALWFLFIAPQQGQKITATSIRRTLWAGVVKLVEGLELGARNAVAVSMACAVAGIIVGVVGLTGLGLKFSSMMMAFSGGNLVLALVMVLLASLILGMGLPVTASYIVLIVLVGPALTAEFGVPLLIAHLVVFWYSQDSNVTPPIALAGFAGAAIAGSKPMETSVQAWKFAKGLYLIPLFMVFNPEIIVGGPVPVVIWNGVIAIAALLAFAASLEGYLFTRMNPLSRLVLVAATVGVFYPSIYSEAASLVAIILVLGGNWLHARRHGSEVTDPMPRAGY, via the coding sequence ATGAAAGAGACCACGACCCCACCCATCGTGATACCGGGGGGCAGCGCCATTCAGCCACGCGTCGTACTGTGGCTGATCACCCTGGTGGCGGTGGGTCTCTCACTGTTTCAGCTCTACTCGGCGGGGATCCAGCCGCTGGGTCTGTTCTATCAGCGCGGCATCCACCTGGCGCTGATCATGATGCTGGCGTTCTTGATGTTTCCGGCGTTCGGGCCCAATCGCAAGCGCGGCGTGCTGGGCTGGATCATCGATATCGTCTTCTTCGCAGGCGCGGTGGTGACCGGGGGCTACCTGGTACTCTACCTCGACGAGATCATCAGTCGTGCGGGCTTCTGGAACCAGACCGACATCACGGTGGCCTGTATCGCCGTAGTCACGGTGCTTGAAGCAAGCCGCCGCGCGGTGGGCCTGGGAATGACCATCATCGGCCTGCTGGCGATCATCTACGCCTTCGCCGGGCCGCGTGGGGCACTGCCTTGGCTGTCGGACTTCATGCCCGGGATCATGAATCACCGCGGCTACGGGCTCGAGCGTGTCGCCGGCCAGCTCTATCTGGGGCAGGAGGGAATCTTCGGTCTGCCGCTCGGAGTGGCCGCGACCTACATCTTCATCTTCGTGCTGTTCGGGGCTTTTCTGGAGAGCACCGGGGCCGGCAAGTTCTTCATCGACATGGCCTACGCCGCGACCGGCCGCCAGCGCGGCGGCCCGGCCAAGGCCGCGGTGCTCGCCTCGGCCGGCATGGGCTCGATCTCCGGCAGTGCGATTGCCAACGTGGTGACCACCGGGGCCTTCACCATCCCGCTGATGAAGCGCCTGGGCTACAAGCCTCACCAGGCCGGCGGCATCGAGGCGGCGGCCTCCACCGGTGGGCAGATCACCCCGCCGTTAATGGGGGCCGGGGCTTTCCTGATTGCCGAATACACCAACACCCCCTATCTGGAAGTGGTCAAGGTCAGTATCCTGCCGGCGATCATGTACTTTGCCACCGTCTACCTGTTCGTGCACATCATCGCCCTCAAGCAGGGCATGCAGGGCATGGCGCGCTCGGAGCTGCCGCAGATGCGCCAGGTGATGCGCGACGGCTGGCACTTCCTGCTGCCGCTTGCGGTGCTGGTGTGGCTGCTGGTGATGAACCTGTCACCGATGCGGGTGGGCTTCTATGCCGTGGTCACCATGATCGCGGTAGCGGTGCTGCGCTATGCGCTGTGGTTCCTCTTCATCGCGCCGCAACAGGGCCAGAAGATCACCGCGACAAGCATTCGCCGCACGCTGTGGGCAGGAGTGGTCAAGCTAGTCGAAGGACTCGAACTCGGCGCGCGCAACGCGGTGGCGGTCTCCATGGCCTGCGCCGTGGCCGGCATCATCGTCGGTGTGGTGGGCCTCACCGGCCTGGGCCTCAAGTTCTCCTCGATGATGATGGCCTTCTCCGGCGGCAACCTGGTGCTGGCGCTGGTGATGGTATTGCTGGCGAGCCTGATCCTGGGCATGGGCCTGCCGGTCACTGCCAGCTATATCGTGCTGATCGTGCTGGTCGGCCCGGCGCTGACCGCCGAGTTCGGCGTGCCGCTGCTGATCGCCCACCTGGTAGTGTTCTGGTACTCCCAGGATTCCAACGTCACGCCACCGATTGCGCTTGCCGGCTTCGCTGGCGCGGCGATCGCCGGCAGCAAGCCGATGGAGACTAGCGTCCAGGCGTGGAAGTTCGCCAAGGGGCTCTACCTGATTCCGCTGTTCATGGTCTTCAATCCCGAGATCATCGTCGGCGGCCCGGTACCGGTGGTGATCTGGAACGGCGTGATTGCGATCGCCGCCTTGCTGGCCTTCGCGGCGAGCCTTGAGGGCTACCTCTTCACTAGAATGAATCCGCTGTCGCGGCTGGTGCTGGTGGCAGCAACCGTCGGTGTGTTCTACCCCAGCATTTACAGTGAGGCGGCAAGCCTGGTGGCGATCATCCTGGTGCTGGGAGGGAACTGGCTGCATGCTCGCCGGCATGGCAGCGAGGTGACGGACCCGATGCCCAGGGCTGGCTACTAG